One Dictyostelium discoideum AX4 chromosome 3 chromosome, whole genome shotgun sequence genomic region harbors:
- a CDS encoding hypothetical protein (Similar to Oceanobacillus iheyensis. 2-nitropropane dioxygenase), which translates to MVKLYALPIHSNNINNGDKEIIEKRYCLLKKVEKLLKILLINENFNETKLSFYSSLNNFSDNNKKNNNNNNNNNNNNNNNNNNNNNNNNNNNKNEENEENEEFYVKLKIIFWDRFGLYTDNSSSSKSKKHEIEKESLEFYKAFIEILNLNDNKFNERNWFIDFFNNNENRIKNWFDHFLNFNSGNSSNNSENNNRYGSLALERFILSDRYDCWSLLYWLTSRSHPPCVVIQKKELLSQLDIVKTIHSIIDKKPEFFETQHFKQSILTNSKEFINLDKSYIIKKFFKIIKNIDINSNNKNRDLLTKIINNLLWKFCNNNNYNNNRKYLLVNQFYNKLNQKELLSICTTNYNNNNNNNNNNNNNNNNNNNNNNNNNNNNNNNNNSNNNYNNIEILNKIVISECNWLSFDDMILFNSLTPNYINRLINLIIKSKKKQEEEQLKGFQEFKLNLDKLLSIDQNDTIINNIESHSLLANFILNENKKEKISLTTEKIKLILIESFIFFYTLKAQLLILNSKQDLIDYFNIYQIPITIIDNNNNNNDNNNNNNNNNNNNNNNNNNNNNSLKQYENEYPLLNSDEDDGDDDDDDMVVK; encoded by the exons atGGTGAAGTTATATGCTCTCCCAAttcattcaaataatataaataatggtgataaGGAAATTATAGAAAAAAGATActgtttattaaaaaaagtggaaaaattacttaaaatattattaattaatgaaaatttcaATGAAACAAAACTTTCATTCTATtcttcattaaataatttttctgataataataaaaaaaataataataataataataataataataataataataataataataataataataataataataataataataataataataaaaatgaagaaaatgaagaaaatgaagaattttatgttaaattaaaaattatattttgggATAGATTTGGTTTATATACtgataatagtagtagtagtaaaagtaaaaaacaTGAaa ttGAAAAAGAGTCATTAGAATTTTATAAAGcttttattgaaattttaaatttaaatgataataaatttaatgaaaggAATTggtttattgattttttcaataataatgaaaatagaaTAAAGAATTGGtttgatcattttttaaattttaatagtggtaatagtagtaataatagtgaaaataataatagatatgGATCATTAGCATTAgaaagatttattttatcagATAGATATGATTGTTGGTCATTACTTTATTGGTTAACTTCTAGAAGTCATCCACCATGTGTAGTTATTCaaaaaaaggaattattATCACAATTGGATATTGTCAAAACTATTCATTccataattgataaaaaacctgaattttttgaaactCAACATTTTaaacaatcaattttaaCCAATTCTAAAGAATTCATAAATTTAGATAAAtcatatataattaaaaaattctttaaaataattaaaaatattgatattaatagtaataataaaaatagagatttattaactaaaataataaataatttattatggaaattttgtaataataataattataataataatagaaaatatttattagtaaatcaattttataataaattaaatcaaaaagaattattatcaatttgtacaactaattataataataataataataataataataataataataataataataataataataataataataataataataataataataataataataataataataatagtaataataattataataatattgaaattttaaataaaattgtaatatcAGAATGTAATTGGttatcatttgatgatatgattttatttaatagtttaacaccaaattatataaataggttaattaatttaattataaaatcaaagaaaaaacaagaagaagaacaattaaaaggatttcaagaatttaaattaaatttagataaattattatcaatagaTCAAAATGAtactattataaataatatagagTCACATTCATTATTAgcaaattttatattaaatgaaaataaaaaagagaaaatatcattaacaactgaaaaaattaaattaattttaattgaaagttttatttttttttatactctAAAAgctcaattattaatattaaattcaaaacaagatttaatagattatttcaatatttatcaaattccAATAACTataatagataataataataataataatgataataataataataataataataataataataataataataataataataataataataataatagtttaaaacaatatgaaaatgaatatccattattaaatagtgatgaagatgatggtgatgatgatgatgatgata tggtggtgaaataa
- the exoc8 gene encoding exocyst complex subunit 8 → MKKGVTYPLKIDTNLSTVSSSVNYNDIECVDIKSNGHYIVKFMYREWVGPLNLMTTQKTSIKISIDLKEQTVTCTHTDKKKTVYRWGEFPNKKETEQNKKEDNPVQYETFLSSNFNSEKYVNDLFTHKTDQQATVHLQYLENRKLGCIDHLKKDVYKNHLIFIGASKEIANSEVDMLDFRNLISDYGNVMSSLQNISISWDHYKVKKSGKIDFEPLSPATEPIQWLTTAPNELSVSIEQREFEVAVGLVEKINKIYESNPKVEIVMQTHPLKDQIENKVKILTDKLMNELRSPLLKANQIKDTISLLVRLSQNDKAKSIFLESRSHSINQAIKKIVFSGDLNRFIGELARVIFNSINSTCNDFTNSFPSYMNSGLVSWIIEELVLISDIFNRQVFILDNFYSISQAIRIIESHCEMMDQTGLSIGFYWNLLLQPHVEQLIVNYEIKIRDSMLHQLMDEKWNGVSNWDYEVKSQLNSLPSSLKNSGTPNSGGSGISNNNSNNNNNYQSPIINNNFNSGGGNKKIGLTFQQMHQDNLNNMEDIDQGRLKLTSSTIFLNTIIQKFAIDICQIITIDLIPVISQSLGSIFKDYMSYLKNEIQKEYLSDTQCLAIISDSVYIVDDLVSRIATRFEDATGEKLNNLTQLSSLLYSYFESIRDQYSTRKALELVDNSMNWEEQEYQVEEELDPFPKNFIVLSEALDRLAESIQTNVNVESVLPIASRIISEIVNIISNRFESTSNLVFGYGGLQHFILEMKYLATFAGKYPVEDSTFELINTMIRNHKEIYLNNTSDPKPLKTEEYFTSIIDNLVYQKAVYN, encoded by the exons atgaaaaaaggtGTAACATATCCATTAAAAATCGATACAAATTTATCAACAGTATCATCATCAgtaaattataatgataTAGAATGTGTTGATATCAAATCTAATGGACATTATATTGTAAAATTTATGTATAGAGAATGGGTAGGaccattaaatttaatgacgACACAAAAaacttcaattaaaatttcaatcgATCTAAAAGAACAAACTGTAACATGCACACATACcgataaaaagaaaactgTTTATCGTTGGGGTGAatttccaaataaaaaagaaactgaacaaaataaaaaagaagataatCCAGTACAATATGAAACTTTTTTatcttcaaattttaattctgaaAAAT atgttaatgatttatttacaCATAAAACTGATCAACAAGCAACTGTTCATTTACAATATTTAGAAAATCGAAAATTAGGATGTAttgatcatttaaaaaaggaTGTatataaaaatcatttaatatttattggtgcttcaaaagaaattgcaa attcTGAAGTTGATATGTTAgattttagaaatttaatatcaGATTATGGTAATGTTATGTCATCATTACAAAATATATCAATTAGTTGGGATCAttataaagttaaaaaaagtGGTAAAATTGATTTCGAACCATTATCACCTGCAACTGAACCAATTCAATGGTTAACTACTGCTCCAAATGAATTATCAGTTTCAATTGAACAAAGAGAATTTGAAGTTGCTGTTGGTTTAGTTGAAAAaa ttaataaaatttatgaaTCAAATCCAAAAGTTGAAATTGTAATGCAAACACATCCATTAAAAGATCAAATTGAGAATAAAGTTAAAATATTAACAGATAAATTAATGAATGAATTAAGAAGCCCATTATTAAAAGctaatcaaattaaagataCAATTTCGTTACTAGTTAGATTATCACAAAATGATAAAGcgaaatcaatatttttagagAGTAGAAGTCATTCAATTAATCAAGCTATTAAAAAGATTGTTTTTAGTGGTGATTTAAATAGATTCATTGGTGAATTGGCTAGAGTTATCtttaattcaatcaattcaacTTGTAATGATTTCACAAATTCATTTCCTTCTTATATGAATTCTGGTTTAGTTTCTTGGATCATTGAAGAATTAGTATTAATTtctgatatttttaatagacaagtttttattttagataatttttattcaatttctCAAGCAATTAGAATTATTGAATCACATTGTGAAatg atGGATCAAACTGGTTTATCAATTGGATTTTATtggaatttattattacaaccACATGTTGAacaattaattgtaaattatgAAATAAAGATTAGAGATAGTATGTTACATCAATTAATGGATGAAAAATGGAATGGTGTTTCAAATTGGGATTATGAAGTAAAATcacaattaaattcattaccatcatcattaaaaaatagtgGTACTCcaaatagtggtggtagtggtattagtaataataatagtaataataataataattatcaatcaccaataattaataataattttaatagtggtggtggtaataaaaaaattggattaaCATTTCAACAAATGCAtcaagataatttaaataatatggAAGATATTGATCAAGGTAGATTAAAATTAACATCAAGtactatatttttaaatacaatAATTCAAAAGTTTGCAATTGATATTTGtcaaattattacaattgatTTGATACCAGTGATTTCTCAATCACTTGGTAGTATTTTCAAAGATTATATgagttatttaaaaaatgaaattcaaaaagaatatttatcAGATACTCAATGTTTGGCGATCATTAGTGATTCAGTTTATATTGTCGATGATTTAGTATCAAGAATTGCAACTAGATTCGAAGATGCAACAGGtgagaaattaaataaccTAACTCAGTTATCGTCATTGTTGTATAGTTATTTCGAGTCAATTAGAGACCAATATTCAACTAGAAAAGCATTGGAATTGGTGGATAATAGTATGAATTGGGAAGAACAAGAATATCAAGTCGAGGAAGAGTTGGACCCATTTCCAAagaattttattgttttatcaGAAGCTTTGGATAGATTGGCTGAATCAATTCAAACCAATGTCAATGTTGAAAGTGTTTTACCAATTGCCTCTAGAATCATCTCTGAAATCGTTAATATCATTTCAAATAGATTCGAATCTACTTCAAATTTGGTTTTCGGTTATGGTGGTTTACAACATTTCATATTggaaatgaaatatttagCAACTTTTGCTGGTAAATATCCTGTTGAAGATTCaacttttgaattaattaatacaaTGATTAGAAATcataaagaaatttatttaaataatacttCTGATCCAAAACCTTTAAAAACTGAAGAATATTTTACTTCAATCATTGATAATTTAGTTTATCAAAAAGCagtttataattaa
- a CDS encoding transmembrane protein, whose amino-acid sequence MVRQIKILPKHSIGHNFSGFDKSYPEELYSSLPIIEYTQIIDYINLKTQRDYKSYILYMIIFAIFGLLPFLIALIFELFRSSLYKNRFERDFDNCLKQINELIKCRNVTFSFKFTSKIRKMQKLELIISYQDEQPKKEIVGDFIVSPEGRNILVLPPAPLDLINFDQLYLSSSQSNKFNKSKKSNKINDKTPILNNNNNNNNNNNIINYCKTKINYNNSERKTNGLKDDNFYGFKDTNYDKDLYNFMLESEYQSMIREFNTVLVRKIDIKKQLIFLLVSTILLIALIGFILIIPAAILYSKKRSHYYTHLYNDLNIMVHKYSSIYNSRGITISYCFENSDDFNNDSSPLINILIIYPKAPKGSPILTNFTNNTHQWILVPTSPNAIAPYFTILNNMAYNNNNSIIENNFNNNYNNSNNNNNSNNSNSNNNNNNNNNNNNYNNNNYNNNNNQVQVYQTEQTLNYNI is encoded by the exons ATGGTTagacaaattaaaattttaccaaAACATAGTATTGGTCATAACTTTTCAGGTTTTGATAAATCATACCCAGAAGAGTTATATTCTTCATTACCAATTATAGAATACACacaaataattgattatataaatttaaaaactcaAAGAGATTATAAAAGTTATATTCTTTATATGATTATCTTTGCaatttttggtttattaccttttttaattgcattaatttttgaactTTTTCGTTCATCactttataaaaataga tttgaaagagattttgataattgtttaaaacaaattaatgaattaataaaatgtaGAAATGttacattttcatttaaatttacaagtaaaattagaaaaatgcAAAAgttagaattaataattagttATCAAGATGAAcaaccaaaaaaagaaattgttgGTGATTTTATAGTTTCACCAGAAGGTAGAAATATTTTAGTATTACCACCAGCACCAttggatttaataaattttgatcaactttatttatcatcatcacaatcaaataaatttaataaatcaaaaaaatcgaataaaattaatgataaaactccaattttaaacaataataataataataataataataataatattataaattattgtaaaacaaaaataaattataataatagtgaaagaaaaacaaatggATTAAAAGATGATAATTTTTATGGTTTTAAAGATACAAATTATGATAaagatttatataatttcatGTTAGAGAGTGAATATCAATCAATGATTAGAGAATTTAATACTGTATTAGTTAGAAagattgatattaaaaaacaattaatattcTTATTGGTTAGTaccattttattaattgctTTAATTGGattcattttaattatacCTGCTGCTATTTTATATTCAAAGAAAAGATCTCATTATTATACTCATCtatataatgatttaaatattatggTTCATAAATATTCAAGTATTTATAATTCAAGAGGTATAACAATTTCTTattgttttgaaaattctgatgattttaataatgattcttcaccattaattaat attttaattatatatccAAAAGCACCAAAAGGATCACcaattttaacaaatttcACTAATAATACACATCAATGGATTTTAGTACCAACTTCACCAAATGCAATTGCACCATATTTtacaatattaaataatatggcatacaataataataattctattattgaaaataattttaataataactataataatagtaataataataataatagtaataatagtaatagtaataataataataataataataataataataataattataataataataattataataataataataatcaagtaCAAGTTTATCAAACTGAACaaactttaaattataatatataa
- the rpl18 gene encoding S60 ribosomal protein L18, producing the protein MAIDKSKRFLRKTGRKTLVSQNPYHALLVKLYRFLARRTNSKFNKVVLKRLLQTKTNRPPVSISRIANLMKDRKSGKIAVCVGTVVDDERLLDCPKLTVCALRFTETARSRIVKAGGKALSFDQFALVRPRGNNTFLIKGVTKAREVYKHFGRAPGLPGSHARPYVRSEGIKFQRSKTRNP; encoded by the exons ATG GCCATCGATAAATCCAAAAGATTCTTAAGAAAGACCGGTAGAAAGACTTTAGTCTCTCAAAATCCATACCATGCACTCTTAGTCAAA ttATACCGTTTCTTAGCCCGTAGAACCAACTCCAAGTTCAACAAGGTTGTCTTAAAGAGATTATTACAAACTAAAACCAATAGACCACCAGTTTCAATCTCAAGAATTGCCAATTTAATGAAGGACAGAAAGAGCGGTAAGATTGCTGTTTGTGTTGGTAccgttgttgatgatgaaag ATTATTAGACTGCCCAAAACTCACTGTTTGTGCATTAAGATTCACTGAAACTGCTCGTTCAAGAATCGTCAAAGCTGGTGGTAAAGCATTATCTTTCGATCAATTCGCTTTAGTTAGACCAAGAGGTAACAACACTTTCTTAATCAAAGGTGTTACCAAAGCTAGAGAAGTCTACAAACATTTCGGTAGAGCTCCAGGTTTACCAGGTTCCCATGCT cGTCCTTATGTCCGTTCAGAAGGTATTAAATTCCAAAGATCAAAGACCAGAAATCCATAA